A window of the Deinococcus sp. Marseille-Q6407 genome harbors these coding sequences:
- a CDS encoding Mu transposase C-terminal domain-containing protein → MYLYRCNSQIHYESNIECQLLSLLDAHPDVVKVERSESITVFSPTGQISQYTADFRVTLSDGRILTIEVKPAELLNSEILDCASEWQRRSDVLRELGMPLHLVLDTYLNPQQTRIAEAVMPYHGSPADPTIQRAIIKLLKQRVSVPMHILRDLVRAEPGINSAVFSLMDDTLRGMIARQELILDLAAGQQPYQGTVLLPSHHHHQPPPIGRLLTGILAEPPDPVSTPALTEKVTSLLAEAQRFLNTPAGQQYRQLWEMYNNPNVPLTGPLLENICKVIGVSRRNAFRYRKALIAAGAPGITFQDLLPHLPAALRTHAPTRNVHPDVARIIEEQAMAHYFRPVGYSGRAATVATLYRRIQQVCAKEGLTAPAHTTVKRHLDRIRQANPIRAARAREGDDVAHQLAGRMGHLETSEYGQLWAIDCTPADVFVHADRHADNHRFRPRIVTVIDVATGQVLRSTSFPHGVGASEILSVLQSLFIGRTTEFHEAGARSIPQAQGLPGAIRMDSGSEFANQQVTRVLGDLGIQIVRRNRGTRHHGGDEERTIGSLVRTHHTLPGTTMSNIASRARYDAKKNATIDFAALARFHTLVTEHHNLLPRPLELASRHDRAAALIAQGRCALRTPTPSQLEYIQTRLFVEHRRRVARDGVSLHGLKYRADALAELAVTREQVIVSHDPGDIRTVDIIHPATGVIIRATARLPQSFIDAFPDPSAPVPLAVWDAYRKQAIHFREAIHQSLPGLQQLQSDVFTQASRKQRKPRRELRVQDTGKEKSAKNAITLEPAAIELELERDA, encoded by the coding sequence TTGTACCTCTACCGCTGCAACAGCCAGATCCATTACGAGAGCAACATCGAATGCCAGCTTCTCTCGCTGCTCGATGCTCACCCTGACGTTGTCAAGGTGGAACGCAGCGAGAGTATCACCGTATTCTCGCCTACCGGTCAGATCAGTCAGTACACTGCCGATTTCAGGGTCACGCTCAGTGACGGCCGCATCCTCACAATCGAGGTGAAACCAGCTGAACTGCTGAACAGTGAGATTCTTGACTGCGCCAGTGAATGGCAACGGCGCAGTGACGTGCTGCGTGAGCTCGGTATGCCTCTGCATCTGGTTCTCGACACCTATCTGAACCCGCAGCAGACCCGCATTGCTGAAGCCGTTATGCCGTATCACGGTAGCCCGGCAGATCCCACCATCCAGCGGGCAATCATCAAACTGCTGAAACAGCGGGTGAGCGTGCCGATGCACATCCTTCGCGACCTCGTCCGGGCAGAGCCAGGCATCAATTCGGCAGTGTTCAGCCTGATGGACGACACCCTCCGCGGCATGATCGCGCGCCAGGAGCTTATCCTGGATCTCGCCGCAGGTCAGCAACCATACCAGGGGACGGTTCTGTTGCCCTCCCACCATCACCACCAGCCACCGCCCATCGGACGTCTACTGACCGGGATTCTGGCCGAACCACCAGATCCCGTCAGCACACCTGCCCTGACGGAAAAGGTGACCAGTCTGCTGGCGGAGGCACAGCGGTTTCTGAATACCCCGGCCGGACAGCAGTACAGACAGCTGTGGGAGATGTACAACAACCCCAATGTCCCCCTGACCGGGCCACTCCTGGAGAACATCTGCAAGGTGATCGGTGTGTCTAGGCGAAATGCCTTTCGCTACAGAAAGGCACTCATTGCAGCCGGTGCCCCGGGGATCACATTCCAGGACCTGCTTCCTCACCTTCCCGCAGCCCTGCGCACCCATGCCCCTACCAGAAACGTGCACCCGGATGTTGCACGGATCATCGAGGAGCAGGCCATGGCCCATTACTTCCGACCGGTTGGATACAGCGGTCGCGCCGCCACCGTCGCCACCCTGTATCGCAGGATCCAGCAGGTCTGCGCCAAGGAGGGTCTGACTGCCCCTGCTCACACGACAGTCAAACGTCATCTCGACCGGATCCGGCAGGCTAACCCCATCAGAGCGGCCCGGGCCCGTGAGGGAGATGACGTGGCGCATCAGCTCGCTGGCCGTATGGGACATCTGGAAACCAGTGAGTATGGACAGCTGTGGGCCATCGACTGCACGCCAGCCGACGTCTTTGTACACGCTGACCGGCATGCTGACAACCACCGGTTCCGTCCCCGCATCGTGACCGTCATCGATGTGGCCACCGGACAGGTTCTACGCAGCACATCCTTCCCCCACGGCGTGGGTGCCAGCGAGATCCTGTCTGTTCTACAGAGCCTGTTCATTGGCCGCACCACCGAATTCCATGAGGCCGGTGCCAGGTCCATCCCACAGGCCCAGGGCCTCCCCGGCGCCATACGTATGGATTCGGGGAGCGAATTCGCGAACCAGCAGGTGACACGCGTGCTCGGCGATCTGGGCATCCAGATCGTTCGGCGCAACAGGGGAACCCGGCACCATGGTGGGGACGAGGAACGGACCATCGGTTCCCTGGTACGCACACACCACACTCTGCCCGGCACCACGATGAGCAACATCGCCTCCCGCGCCCGTTACGATGCGAAGAAAAACGCCACAATCGATTTCGCTGCCCTTGCGAGATTTCACACCCTCGTCACGGAACACCATAATCTGCTCCCCCGACCACTGGAGCTGGCCAGCCGGCACGACCGGGCAGCTGCCCTGATCGCACAGGGACGGTGTGCTCTGCGGACCCCCACACCGTCGCAGCTGGAGTACATCCAGACGCGTCTGTTCGTGGAACACAGGAGGCGGGTCGCACGCGATGGCGTCAGTCTGCACGGGCTGAAATACCGCGCAGACGCTCTTGCAGAACTGGCCGTTACCAGGGAACAGGTCATTGTCTCGCATGATCCCGGAGATATCCGGACCGTTGACATCATCCACCCGGCCACCGGAGTGATCATCCGCGCCACAGCACGTCTACCACAGTCTTTCATCGACGCTTTCCCTGACCCCTCCGCTCCGGTGCCCCTGGCGGTCTGGGACGCTTACCGGAAACAGGCCATTCATTTCCGGGAAGCTATTCACCAGAGCCTGCCCGGACTCCAGCAACTACAATCCGACGTGTTCACACAGGCCAGCCGGAAGCAGCGCAAACCGAGGCGCGAACTCAGGGTTCAGGACACGGGAAAGGAAAAATCCGCAAAGAACGCGATTACCCTTGAACCCGCCGCAATCGAGCTTGAACTCGAACGGGACGCCTGA
- a CDS encoding hemolysin family protein, translating to MTAAQAPWVSAIVPVIALLVMVAINALYVAAEFATVASRRSRVQEMAESGDTAAADLNVILRDSRLMDDYVAGCQIGITLSSVISGAYGQSQLSPLLTPYLGPIGGAAASAVIVLLLITVLQVVLGELLPKTVALRYPERLALAVLRPMQVSLVLFRPLITLFNGTAFSVMRLLGLNTDHSHAHVHSPDELEGLFKASAAGGLIDAAERDMVAGVFNIEDRVVREIMTPRTRLVTVQADMGVRQALRELAGTPYTRFPVIGDSVDDVRGMVSLRRLYQMSEASPDVPVSQVMTPPLVVADAMLVGELWRKLIEMGRPNALVVDEYGGVAGIVTMEDALEEVFGELQDEFDQEDELITRSGTRITVRGDVLLEFLNERYDLNLPAEEVDTVSGLMWSELGRLPAVDDQVVVGDLIMQVDAMDRRAVRRVSFDLPVLPERMLGAQEVQP from the coding sequence GTGACGGCAGCTCAGGCGCCCTGGGTCTCGGCCATCGTTCCTGTGATTGCCTTGCTGGTGATGGTGGCGATCAACGCGCTGTATGTGGCGGCCGAGTTCGCCACTGTGGCCTCGCGCCGCTCCCGGGTGCAGGAAATGGCCGAAAGCGGCGACACTGCGGCGGCCGACCTGAACGTCATCCTGCGCGACAGTCGTCTGATGGACGACTATGTGGCCGGCTGCCAGATCGGAATCACGCTCAGCAGTGTGATTTCGGGTGCGTATGGGCAGTCACAGTTGTCTCCGCTGCTGACCCCTTATCTGGGGCCGATCGGCGGCGCGGCGGCCTCGGCGGTCATTGTGCTGCTGCTGATCACGGTGCTGCAGGTGGTGCTGGGCGAACTGCTGCCCAAAACGGTGGCGTTACGCTACCCGGAACGCCTGGCGCTGGCCGTGCTGCGCCCGATGCAGGTGTCGCTGGTGCTGTTCCGGCCGCTGATTACGCTGTTTAACGGCACCGCTTTTTCCGTGATGCGCCTGCTGGGACTGAACACCGACCACAGCCACGCCCACGTACATTCGCCGGATGAACTTGAAGGGCTGTTCAAGGCCAGCGCGGCCGGCGGACTGATTGACGCGGCCGAGCGCGACATGGTGGCTGGCGTCTTCAATATTGAGGACCGGGTGGTGCGTGAGATTATGACGCCGCGCACCCGGCTGGTCACGGTGCAAGCCGATATGGGCGTGCGGCAGGCTCTGCGTGAGCTGGCCGGCACACCCTATACCCGTTTCCCGGTCATTGGAGACTCGGTGGACGATGTGCGCGGAATGGTCTCGCTGCGCCGGCTGTATCAGATGTCGGAAGCGTCGCCCGATGTGCCGGTGTCGCAGGTGATGACACCGCCGCTGGTGGTGGCCGACGCCATGCTGGTGGGCGAGCTGTGGCGCAAGCTGATTGAGATGGGCCGCCCCAACGCTCTGGTGGTGGACGAATACGGCGGCGTGGCGGGCATCGTGACGATGGAAGACGCTCTGGAAGAGGTGTTTGGAGAATTGCAGGACGAATTCGACCAGGAAGACGAGCTGATTACCCGCAGCGGCACCCGCATTACCGTGCGCGGTGATGTGCTGCTGGAGTTCCTCAACGAGCGCTATGACCTGAACCTGCCGGCCGAGGAAGTCGACACGGTCAGTGGGCTGATGTGGAGTGAACTGGGCCGCCTGCCTGCTGTGGATGATCAGGTGGTGGTGGGCGACCTGATCATGCAGGTTGATGCCATGGACCGCCGCGCCGTGCGCCGGGTCAGTTTCGATCTGCCGGTCCTGCCAGAGCGAATGCTGGGCGCGCAGGAGGTGCAACCATGA
- a CDS encoding hemolysin family protein has protein sequence MSALLTYLVPVLVILALIVLNGLFVTAEFSLVSSRRSRIAVMAEAGNPAANRMLEVFDQPTGKDQYVAVAQLGITLASIGLGMYGEQQVAGWLYHPLEQGGLTEAGAHTVATVISLSLITFMHVVFGEMIPKALALQGPEQISLRIYPMMKVFSFVFRPLVILLNWIALGMMHLLGIKDPGDNASLYTSKELSILTEESTEGGQLAEEQRDLIQNIFALEERTAEELMTPRTRIEAISVDTGPEEISDLIVRSPRSRYPVYDGSLDQVVGVLLAKDFIRARVRGYVPPLPQLVRRLASVSAHAPAEDLLTLFKRERMHAALVVDEYGGTMGLVTLDDLIDDVIEDDDPLTSDWVRVQSDGSLLLDGEVTLSELCEDYAIQIESEEATTIAGVLLEQHGTLPSVGSAISLPGYDLQAEEVQGLKITRVLLRPRPEENVEMPAE, from the coding sequence ATGAGTGCCCTGCTGACCTATCTGGTGCCGGTGCTGGTGATTCTGGCCTTGATTGTTCTGAACGGCCTGTTTGTCACGGCCGAGTTCTCACTGGTCAGCTCACGCCGCAGCCGCATTGCGGTGATGGCCGAAGCCGGCAATCCGGCCGCCAACCGGATGCTGGAAGTGTTCGACCAGCCCACCGGCAAGGATCAGTATGTGGCGGTAGCGCAGCTGGGCATTACCCTGGCCTCGATCGGCCTGGGGATGTATGGCGAGCAACAGGTGGCCGGCTGGCTTTATCATCCGCTGGAACAGGGCGGGCTGACCGAAGCCGGCGCTCACACGGTCGCAACTGTCATCAGCCTCAGCCTGATCACGTTTATGCATGTGGTGTTCGGCGAGATGATTCCCAAGGCGCTCGCGTTGCAGGGCCCTGAGCAGATCAGTCTGCGCATTTACCCGATGATGAAGGTGTTTTCCTTCGTGTTCCGGCCGCTGGTGATTCTGCTGAACTGGATCGCCCTGGGCATGATGCACCTGCTGGGTATCAAGGACCCGGGAGACAATGCTTCGCTCTATACCTCCAAGGAACTCTCGATCCTGACCGAGGAAAGCACCGAGGGCGGGCAGCTGGCCGAGGAGCAGCGCGACCTGATTCAGAACATTTTTGCCCTGGAAGAACGCACTGCCGAGGAACTGATGACGCCCCGCACCCGGATTGAGGCCATTTCGGTGGATACCGGTCCCGAGGAGATCAGTGATCTGATCGTGAGGTCGCCGCGCAGCCGTTATCCCGTATACGACGGCAGCCTGGATCAGGTGGTGGGGGTGCTGTTGGCCAAGGACTTTATTCGTGCCCGTGTCCGTGGCTACGTGCCGCCGCTGCCGCAGCTGGTGCGGCGCCTGGCCAGCGTGTCGGCGCACGCGCCTGCTGAAGACCTGCTGACCCTGTTTAAGCGTGAGCGGATGCACGCGGCCCTAGTGGTGGATGAATATGGCGGCACCATGGGCCTGGTGACGCTGGACGACCTGATTGACGATGTGATTGAGGATGATGACCCCCTGACCAGCGACTGGGTGCGGGTTCAGAGTGACGGCTCTTTGCTGCTGGACGGCGAAGTGACATTGTCGGAACTGTGCGAGGACTACGCTATCCAGATCGAGAGCGAAGAGGCCACCACCATTGCCGGGGTTCTGCTGGAACAACACGGCACCCTGCCCAGCGTAGGTAGCGCGATCAGTCTGCCTGGCTATGATCTTCAAGCTGAGGAGGTCCAGGGCCTGAAAATCACCCGGGTGCTGCTGCGGCCCCGGCCTGAAGAGAACGTGGAGATGCCCGCAGAGTAA
- a CDS encoding LLM class flavin-dependent oxidoreductase, translating to MTDLKLSVLDLFPVSEGMTPGEALEQSLQLAELADASGYTRYWVAEHHNTETFISSATEILIGQAAQRTRRMRVGSGGIMLPNHSPLKVAENFLTLNALFPGRIDLGLGRAPGTDGRTALALRRAPDALATDDFGAQIAMLQAFGGEAEWPGTSLFSTVQAHPQGQLPPLYILGSSLYGAELAGKLGRPYAFAYHFSGFDPCEALDTYRRHFRPSPYLAEPYAILGVNAVAAPTQAEAQELSLSSAALALGIASGRRGPLMNPADARQWLEQMEVTPQQMLKKAAIGSGEETWAQLQALAERTGAQELLVTTHVFDPVARRRSYELLAQAAVNCRP from the coding sequence ATGACTGATCTCAAACTCTCCGTGCTGGACCTGTTTCCCGTCAGCGAAGGCATGACGCCGGGCGAGGCACTGGAACAGAGCCTCCAACTGGCTGAACTGGCCGACGCCAGCGGTTACACCCGCTACTGGGTGGCTGAGCACCACAACACCGAAACGTTTATCAGCTCCGCTACTGAGATTCTGATTGGCCAGGCGGCGCAGCGCACCCGGCGAATGCGGGTGGGTTCCGGCGGCATCATGCTGCCCAACCACTCGCCGCTGAAGGTGGCCGAGAACTTCCTGACCCTGAATGCGCTGTTCCCGGGCCGGATTGACCTCGGTCTGGGCCGCGCTCCCGGAACCGACGGCCGCACCGCGCTAGCCCTGCGCCGCGCCCCCGACGCCCTGGCCACCGACGACTTTGGCGCCCAGATTGCCATGCTGCAGGCCTTTGGCGGCGAGGCGGAATGGCCCGGCACCTCACTGTTCAGCACCGTGCAGGCGCACCCGCAGGGCCAGCTGCCGCCGCTGTATATCCTGGGCTCCAGCCTTTACGGAGCCGAGCTGGCCGGGAAACTGGGCCGGCCCTACGCCTTTGCCTACCACTTCAGCGGCTTCGATCCGTGCGAAGCGCTGGACACTTACCGCCGGCACTTCCGCCCCAGCCCGTATCTGGCCGAGCCGTACGCCATTCTGGGCGTGAACGCTGTGGCCGCCCCCACCCAGGCGGAAGCTCAGGAACTGTCGCTCTCCAGTGCGGCGCTGGCACTGGGCATCGCTTCGGGCCGCCGTGGCCCACTAATGAACCCTGCCGACGCCCGGCAGTGGCTGGAACAGATGGAAGTGACGCCGCAGCAGATGCTGAAGAAAGCCGCTATCGGTAGCGGTGAAGAAACCTGGGCGCAGTTGCAGGCGCTGGCCGAGCGCACTGGCGCTCAGGAACTGCTGGTGACCACCCACGTGTTTGATCCGGTGGCTCGCCGCCGCAGCTATGAGCTGCTAGCTCAAGCTGCTGTCAATTGTCGTCCGTAA
- a CDS encoding TniB family NTP-binding protein: MARSNELTPLQELIRRREQMWYAEESRKILLNDLELLLQTGERKRKRSFAIVAESNGGKTALVRRFMKTHPPVNAGDHQIIPAIFINMTLLARVEDLSRVLLEEIGAPDSASGSHEQRLNRFRKLAEAVQLNIIFLDEFHDCATTTGRGQAFLRIVKGLMNDGFMVVPIGTEELAAVLAQDRQLSSRFHFSRARLRRVQDPAVVLSLVQQLSGPGTPQPTDECIHFILKETRGVMGHLLDLVEDTLQHHGAITIGNLREVRQTMDVLDGLL; the protein is encoded by the coding sequence ATGGCACGTTCGAACGAGCTGACACCCCTTCAAGAACTGATTCGGCGGCGTGAACAGATGTGGTATGCAGAGGAATCCAGGAAGATACTGCTGAACGACCTCGAGCTCCTGCTGCAGACCGGGGAACGCAAACGTAAACGCTCCTTTGCCATCGTCGCGGAGTCAAATGGCGGAAAGACAGCACTCGTCAGACGCTTCATGAAAACCCACCCCCCGGTGAATGCAGGCGATCACCAGATCATTCCGGCCATCTTCATCAACATGACTCTCCTCGCACGCGTCGAGGATCTGAGCCGCGTCCTCCTGGAGGAGATCGGTGCCCCCGACTCTGCCTCGGGATCCCATGAGCAACGCCTCAATCGTTTCCGCAAACTCGCAGAAGCGGTACAGCTGAACATCATCTTCCTCGACGAATTCCATGACTGTGCCACCACCACGGGACGGGGGCAGGCCTTCCTGCGGATCGTCAAGGGACTGATGAACGACGGCTTCATGGTCGTTCCCATCGGCACCGAGGAGCTCGCGGCAGTGCTTGCGCAGGACCGGCAGCTGAGCTCCCGGTTCCATTTCTCCCGCGCACGTCTCAGACGGGTACAGGACCCCGCAGTCGTCCTGAGCCTCGTACAGCAACTGTCAGGCCCCGGTACTCCACAGCCCACCGACGAGTGCATCCATTTCATCCTGAAGGAGACGCGTGGTGTCATGGGCCACCTCCTCGATCTGGTTGAGGATACCCTGCAACATCACGGCGCCATCACCATCGGAAACCTGCGTGAGGTCAGACAGACAATGGATGTCCTGGACGGTCTCTTATGA
- a CDS encoding DUF475 domain-containing protein, which produces MKVFRQFFGFAALVSLVCLAVAAWDGYTRGGGLGAMWQALAIALLLGILEISLSFDNAVVNATVLRTMSPKWQQRFLTWGILIAVFGMRFFFPILIVALSAGLGFSEVLREAFANPGLYAEHLDRAHVAISAFGGAFLMMVFLKYFMDSAKEVHWLRRAEEWLAQAGKLNSIQGIIVGTLLLVLVHYTVAPAEQLTALSAGLTGLLVYLVMDTISNLFDVEGLTEKSGAAGASAFLYLEILDASFSLDGVIGAFALTKDVVLIAAGLTIGAIFVRSLTSMMVRKGTLEAYRFLEHGAHYGIGALAAIMLVSMNRDVHVPELVTGLIGAGFIGLAIWSSVQANRRERYAQLN; this is translated from the coding sequence ATGAAAGTATTCAGGCAATTTTTCGGCTTCGCGGCGCTGGTGTCGCTGGTCTGTCTGGCCGTTGCTGCCTGGGACGGATACACCCGTGGCGGTGGCCTGGGCGCCATGTGGCAAGCCCTGGCTATCGCCTTGCTGCTGGGCATCTTGGAGATTTCTCTCTCCTTTGACAACGCTGTGGTCAACGCGACTGTGCTGCGAACCATGTCGCCCAAGTGGCAGCAGCGGTTTCTGACCTGGGGCATTCTGATTGCCGTTTTCGGCATGCGGTTTTTCTTCCCGATTCTGATCGTGGCGCTTTCGGCTGGACTGGGTTTCAGCGAGGTGCTGCGCGAAGCTTTCGCCAACCCTGGCCTTTATGCCGAGCACCTTGACCGGGCTCACGTCGCCATCAGCGCTTTCGGGGGTGCCTTCTTGATGATGGTCTTCCTGAAATATTTCATGGACTCGGCCAAGGAGGTGCACTGGCTGCGGCGCGCCGAGGAATGGCTGGCGCAGGCCGGCAAGCTGAACTCGATTCAGGGCATTATTGTCGGCACGCTACTACTGGTGCTGGTTCACTACACGGTCGCGCCGGCTGAGCAGCTGACGGCGCTGAGCGCTGGCCTGACCGGCTTGCTGGTGTATCTGGTGATGGACACCATCAGCAACCTGTTTGATGTGGAAGGCCTGACCGAGAAAAGCGGCGCGGCCGGCGCTTCCGCCTTCCTCTATCTGGAGATTCTGGACGCTTCCTTCTCGCTGGATGGGGTGATCGGTGCTTTTGCTCTGACCAAAGACGTGGTTCTGATCGCTGCCGGCCTGACCATCGGGGCCATCTTTGTGCGCTCATTGACGAGCATGATGGTGCGCAAGGGAACGCTGGAAGCTTACCGCTTTCTGGAACACGGCGCTCATTACGGCATTGGCGCTCTGGCGGCCATCATGCTGGTCAGCATGAACCGCGATGTGCATGTGCCTGAGCTGGTCACCGGCCTGATCGGTGCCGGCTTTATCGGCCTGGCCATCTGGAGCAGTGTGCAGGCGAACAGGCGGGAACGGTACGCACAGCTGAACTGA
- a CDS encoding transposase, whose amino-acid sequence MNQPVSGERVRIFAQQVLDIPETLYQRRSLEASLHLFHSPGQKTKFSQAEGVSPSALSRFFNIYDWDSDRCWEEMQDTQWRMLLDAARHKRRPRLRLSVDLTTVEKVGTQLPYVSVYNGRHGIHLVVLFAEYGELQFPISYRIYQGKHTSTPVTLALDLLEEVPDFVGKRFQVCVLADSGFESAVFLDGVQRLGFEFVVGVRSNRRTDHPGRVTVADCPHGGYVNLANWPLETLSLGRMDRGDREFFAVSSELLEGDEVVAEGAHRWGVESFFKEGKHQFGLAQFALRTARGLDRWILMVFLAFTLTMLHRSEGMTLKEAARLALYTLFPVVRLNHLLSQLQKEREFLLQHGYSLSYARCNL is encoded by the coding sequence GTGAATCAACCGGTTTCAGGGGAGCGCGTCCGTATTTTCGCACAGCAGGTTCTGGATATTCCAGAGACGCTGTACCAACGGCGAAGCCTGGAGGCTTCGCTGCACCTCTTCCACAGTCCAGGTCAGAAGACCAAGTTCAGCCAGGCAGAGGGAGTCAGCCCCAGTGCACTCAGCCGTTTCTTCAACATCTACGACTGGGATTCAGACCGTTGCTGGGAAGAGATGCAGGACACCCAATGGCGCATGTTGCTGGACGCGGCTCGTCACAAACGCAGACCTCGTCTGCGTCTCAGTGTGGACCTGACCACGGTAGAAAAGGTGGGGACTCAACTGCCCTACGTCAGCGTCTACAACGGCAGGCACGGCATCCATCTGGTGGTCCTGTTCGCCGAATATGGGGAACTTCAGTTCCCCATTTCTTACCGGATCTACCAGGGCAAGCACACCAGCACCCCGGTCACGCTGGCCCTCGACTTGCTGGAAGAGGTGCCAGACTTCGTGGGGAAACGCTTTCAGGTCTGCGTACTGGCGGACAGCGGATTCGAATCCGCTGTCTTTCTGGACGGTGTGCAGCGCCTGGGTTTCGAGTTCGTGGTGGGTGTGCGGAGCAACCGACGCACAGACCATCCTGGGCGGGTGACGGTTGCGGACTGTCCGCATGGGGGGTACGTCAACCTCGCCAACTGGCCTCTGGAAACGCTGTCTCTGGGGAGGATGGACCGTGGGGACCGCGAATTCTTCGCGGTGTCGTCTGAACTGCTGGAGGGGGACGAGGTCGTTGCTGAGGGTGCGCATCGCTGGGGGGTGGAATCCTTCTTTAAGGAAGGTAAGCACCAGTTTGGGTTGGCGCAGTTCGCGCTGCGAACTGCCAGGGGTCTGGACCGCTGGATTCTGATGGTCTTTCTAGCCTTCACCCTGACCATGCTGCATCGCTCAGAAGGGATGACCTTGAAAGAGGCGGCACGCCTGGCCCTCTACACCCTGTTCCCCGTAGTCAGGCTCAACCATCTTCTGAGTCAGCTCCAAAAAGAACGAGAATTTCTTCTCCAGCACGGCTATTCGCTCAGTTATGCAAGGTGCAACTTATGA
- a CDS encoding WGxxGxxG family protein: MKKVTYTLLLASLLAAPITASAQTDSTSTATTTTATESTTPESTTTVTKQKTGFDWGWLGLLGLLGLAGGRRREPETVVRTAPTHTTTTPTHTTTTSSTTTNNDTTRR; the protein is encoded by the coding sequence ATGAAAAAAGTAACCTACACCCTGCTGCTGGCCAGCCTGCTGGCTGCCCCGATCACTGCTAGCGCTCAGACCGACAGCACCAGCACTGCCACCACCACCACCGCGACCGAAAGCACCACCCCTGAAAGCACCACCACTGTAACCAAGCAGAAGACTGGCTTTGACTGGGGATGGCTGGGCCTGCTGGGTCTGCTGGGTCTGGCCGGTGGCCGCCGCCGCGAACCCGAAACCGTGGTCCGCACCGCACCTACCCACACCACCACGACCCCGACCCATACCACCACGACCAGCAGCACCACCACCAACAACGACACCACCCGTCGCTAA